In the Flavobacterium acetivorans genome, one interval contains:
- a CDS encoding DUF5686 and carboxypeptidase-like regulatory domain-containing protein, which yields MNKSLLLCLLFLWTIGGNLFGQTKVSGVIVDKLNQPIPFANVVFKDSNEGIVSNEDGHFYLESKNTYTAVIVTSVGFSDREITLEKAVNYNLRIRLNEAESLNEVVIFTGKTSKKNNPALDILRKIWERKRKNGLYQFDQYQMEKYEKVEFDMNSIDSAFMKKKLFKGMEFVFKHIDTSSVTGKTYLPIFINESLSDVYGNNKLKKVKEKLKANKNSGFSDNQQILSFVKDLYSDYDIYNNHLTFFDKSFTSPLSKTGIDVYNYVLRDSAYIDKKWCYNILFYPRRKNELTFKGDFWVNDTTFAIKKINMAVTKSANINWVKDIYIEQEFEVQNDSVFLLTRDYMMSDFALNKKEESKGVYGKRTSLYQNHKFNIEKPAQFYKEEVNYIDNEVYNKSEEYWDENRFENLNKDEKGIYKMLDTLQTVKKFQNLYNLVSILGSGYVQFGHFDYGPIFSTFGYNEVEAIRIRVGGRTYFGPNDPWRLQGYTAYGFGDDKFKYGLSGKWMVDKKNRIIISGGNRRDIEQIGASLTTTNDVLGRSFASSSLFSTGSNGKLTNINLSNLGVEIEPIKNLTFQTGFSYRTLESASNTFSLDYYTDNTYTTTKSDVKQSEINFQIEYTPNRKTIGYGVERNNVDSPFSRFYVNYSHGFKGLLDSDFKYEKIQLYYKQPIIIGPLGRTNVIMEVGKTFGTIPLGLMNVIPGNQTYFTIENTFSNLNFYEFVTDQYAMLQWDHNFGGRLLSRIPFMRKLNWREIIGAKAVYGTASDANRAINASRLVYNAPEDVYWEYSAGIGNIFKVLRIDFAWRGNYLNTPDTQRFSVKGSFGFYF from the coding sequence ATGAATAAGAGTCTATTATTGTGTTTGCTTTTTTTATGGACAATTGGTGGAAACCTTTTTGGACAAACAAAAGTGAGCGGTGTTATCGTGGATAAATTGAATCAGCCGATCCCTTTTGCCAATGTTGTATTTAAGGATTCTAACGAAGGTATAGTTTCTAATGAGGACGGTCATTTTTATCTTGAATCTAAAAATACCTATACTGCAGTAATAGTAACTTCGGTTGGTTTCTCCGACAGAGAAATCACTTTGGAAAAGGCTGTTAATTATAATTTGAGAATCCGTTTAAACGAAGCCGAGTCTTTAAACGAAGTCGTAATTTTTACAGGAAAAACTTCTAAAAAAAATAATCCGGCTCTTGATATTCTTCGAAAAATATGGGAGAGAAAGCGCAAAAATGGGCTTTACCAGTTCGATCAATACCAGATGGAGAAGTACGAAAAAGTAGAATTTGACATGAATAGCATTGATAGTGCTTTTATGAAGAAAAAGCTTTTCAAAGGAATGGAGTTTGTGTTCAAACATATTGATACTTCGAGTGTTACCGGAAAAACCTATTTACCTATTTTTATAAACGAGTCTTTATCGGATGTTTATGGGAATAATAAATTAAAGAAGGTAAAAGAGAAGCTAAAGGCCAATAAAAACTCAGGATTCAGTGATAATCAACAAATTTTATCTTTTGTAAAAGATTTGTACTCTGATTATGATATTTACAATAATCACCTGACCTTTTTTGATAAAAGTTTCACTAGTCCGTTGTCAAAGACCGGAATAGACGTTTATAATTACGTTCTTCGGGATAGTGCTTATATTGATAAAAAATGGTGCTATAATATTCTGTTTTATCCAAGACGTAAAAACGAGTTGACTTTTAAAGGCGATTTTTGGGTTAACGATACCACATTTGCGATTAAAAAAATTAATATGGCCGTTACAAAAAGTGCCAATATTAACTGGGTGAAAGACATTTATATCGAGCAGGAGTTTGAAGTGCAAAATGATTCTGTTTTTCTATTAACTCGGGATTATATGATGTCTGATTTTGCTTTGAATAAAAAAGAAGAATCTAAAGGAGTTTATGGAAAACGGACTTCTTTGTATCAAAATCATAAATTCAATATCGAAAAACCCGCTCAATTCTATAAGGAGGAAGTCAATTATATTGATAATGAAGTCTATAATAAATCGGAAGAATATTGGGACGAAAACCGTTTTGAAAATCTAAATAAAGATGAAAAAGGGATTTATAAAATGCTCGATACCTTGCAGACAGTCAAGAAATTCCAGAATTTATATAATTTAGTTTCTATTCTGGGAAGTGGTTATGTACAATTCGGTCATTTCGATTACGGCCCTATCTTTTCTACTTTCGGCTACAATGAAGTCGAGGCAATACGCATTAGGGTAGGAGGAAGAACTTATTTTGGTCCAAATGATCCTTGGAGATTGCAAGGATACACTGCTTATGGATTTGGGGATGATAAATTCAAATACGGACTTTCAGGTAAGTGGATGGTCGACAAGAAAAACAGAATTATAATTTCAGGAGGGAACAGGCGTGATATAGAACAAATAGGCGCAAGTCTCACTACTACAAATGATGTTTTGGGCAGAAGTTTTGCTTCTTCGTCACTGTTTTCTACAGGAAGTAATGGAAAACTGACCAATATTAATCTGAGTAATTTGGGAGTTGAAATAGAGCCAATCAAGAACTTGACTTTTCAAACCGGATTTTCGTATCGAACTTTAGAGTCGGCTTCGAATACATTTAGCTTGGATTATTACACTGATAATACGTATACAACGACCAAAAGCGATGTAAAACAATCAGAAATCAACTTTCAGATCGAATATACTCCCAACCGAAAAACCATTGGATATGGAGTAGAAAGGAATAATGTTGATAGTCCTTTTAGCCGATTTTATGTGAATTACAGTCATGGTTTCAAAGGTTTACTAGATAGTGATTTCAAATACGAAAAAATCCAATTGTATTACAAACAGCCTATTATCATAGGGCCTTTGGGCCGTACTAATGTGATTATGGAAGTGGGTAAAACCTTTGGCACCATTCCTTTGGGGTTAATGAATGTTATTCCGGGAAATCAGACTTATTTTACGATTGAGAACACTTTTAGCAATCTTAATTTTTACGAGTTTGTAACGGATCAATATGCCATGTTGCAGTGGGATCATAATTTTGGAGGGCGTTTGTTGTCAAGAATTCCATTTATGAGAAAGCTCAATTGGCGAGAAATTATTGGCGCAAAAGCCGTTTACGGAACCGCATCAGATGCCAATAGAGCCATTAATGCATCGAGATTAGTTTATAACGCACCCGAAGATGTATACTGGGAATACAGTGCGGGAATCGGAAATATTTTCAAAGTTCTGCGTATTGATTTTGCTTGGAGAGGAAATTATTTGAATACGCCAGACACCCAGCGTTTTTCTGTAAAAGGATCTTTTGGGTTTTATTTCTAG
- a CDS encoding pyruvate dehydrogenase complex E1 component subunit beta — protein sequence MRTIQFREAICEAMSEEMRHDESIYLMGEEVAEYNGAYKASKGMLAEFGEKRVIDTPIAELGFTGIAVGSAMNGCRPIVEYMTFNFCLVGIDQIINNAAKMRQMSGGQFNVPIVFRGPTASAGQLGATHSQALENWFANTPGLKVVVPSTVYDAKGLLKAAIRDNDPVIFMESEQMYGDKGEVPEGEYIIPLGVADIKREGTDVTIVSFGKIIKEAHIAADELAKEGISCEIIDLRTVRPLDHETILTSVRKTNRLVILEEAWPFASVASEITYVVQERAFDFLDAPIQRITTADTPAPYSPVLLKEWLPNAGDVIKAVKKVMYK from the coding sequence ATGAGAACGATACAATTTAGAGAGGCCATTTGCGAAGCGATGAGTGAAGAAATGCGCCATGATGAGTCCATATACTTAATGGGTGAAGAAGTTGCTGAATATAATGGTGCTTACAAAGCGTCTAAAGGGATGCTTGCCGAATTTGGTGAAAAAAGAGTGATTGATACTCCAATTGCAGAGCTTGGATTTACTGGAATTGCAGTAGGATCAGCAATGAATGGTTGTAGACCGATTGTAGAATATATGACTTTCAACTTCTGTTTGGTTGGTATCGATCAGATTATAAATAATGCTGCAAAGATGCGACAAATGTCTGGTGGGCAATTTAATGTGCCTATTGTTTTCCGTGGGCCAACGGCTTCTGCAGGACAATTAGGAGCAACGCACTCTCAGGCTTTGGAGAACTGGTTTGCTAATACGCCTGGCCTTAAAGTAGTAGTTCCTTCTACTGTTTATGATGCAAAAGGTCTTTTGAAAGCAGCTATTCGTGATAATGATCCGGTTATTTTCATGGAATCAGAACAAATGTATGGTGATAAAGGAGAAGTTCCAGAAGGAGAATACATCATTCCACTTGGTGTTGCTGATATCAAACGTGAAGGAACAGATGTAACCATTGTTTCTTTTGGTAAGATTATAAAAGAAGCTCATATTGCAGCTGACGAATTAGCTAAAGAAGGAATTTCTTGTGAAATTATCGATTTAAGAACCGTTCGTCCTTTGGATCATGAAACAATCTTGACATCGGTTAGGAAAACAAACAGATTAGTGATTCTTGAAGAGGCTTGGCCTTTTGCAAGTGTTGCTTCAGAGATTACTTATGTTGTTCAAGAACGCGCTTTTGATTTTCTTGACGCCCCAATACAAAGAATTACTACCGCTGATACACCAGCACCATATTCTCCAGTATTATTGAAAGAATGGTTGCCAAACGCAGGAGATGTAATAAAAGCAGTAAAAAAAGTAATGTATAAATAA
- a CDS encoding electron transfer flavoprotein subunit beta/FixA family protein encodes MKILVCISHVPDTTSKINFTNGDSEFDTNGVQYVINPNDEFGLTRAIWFQEQQGATVTVVNVGGPETEPTLRKALAIGANEAIRVNANPADGFFVAKQLAEVIKNGNYDLVIAGKESLDYNGGMIPGMIAGILGYNFLNSCTNITVEGTAVTAVREIDGGKETVSTTLPLIIGGQKGLVEEKDLRIPNMRGIMTARTKVLTVVEPIEAAINTKAVKFEKPAPKSAVKLISPDNLDELIDLLHNEAKVI; translated from the coding sequence ATGAAAATATTAGTTTGCATCAGTCATGTTCCTGATACTACTTCAAAAATTAATTTTACCAATGGTGATTCTGAATTCGATACCAACGGCGTACAATATGTAATAAATCCTAATGACGAATTTGGTTTGACTCGTGCTATTTGGTTCCAAGAACAACAAGGAGCAACGGTAACGGTTGTCAATGTTGGAGGTCCAGAAACAGAACCTACTTTAAGAAAAGCATTAGCTATTGGAGCAAACGAAGCCATTCGTGTCAACGCAAATCCTGCTGATGGTTTCTTCGTAGCAAAACAACTTGCCGAAGTAATAAAAAACGGAAATTACGACTTAGTGATAGCCGGAAAAGAATCATTAGATTACAATGGCGGAATGATTCCTGGAATGATTGCCGGAATTCTAGGTTACAACTTCCTGAATTCTTGTACAAACATTACTGTTGAAGGAACTGCCGTAACCGCAGTGCGTGAGATTGACGGAGGTAAAGAAACCGTTTCCACAACACTCCCATTAATTATTGGAGGTCAAAAAGGGCTGGTTGAAGAGAAAGATTTACGCATACCGAACATGAGAGGAATCATGACTGCAAGAACTAAGGTTTTAACTGTAGTTGAGCCAATCGAAGCAGCAATAAACACCAAAGCGGTTAAATTTGAAAAACCAGCTCCTAAATCGGCAGTAAAATTAATCTCTCCGGATAATTTAGACGAATTAATCGACTTATTACACAACGAAGCGAAAGTGATTTAA
- a CDS encoding electron transfer flavoprotein subunit alpha/FixB family protein encodes MSILIYAEYAEGKFKKVAFELASYAKKVAETLGTTVTAVTINAQNVSELSKYGVDKVLKVNNDKLSGFTAKAYADVIKQAAQKESAKLVLLSSSTDSIYLSSLVAVALEAGYASNVVGLPVSTSPFQVKRNAFSNKAFNITEINTDIKILGLAKNSYGIFENSSTLTEEDFNPTIGENDFGVKVASVEKVTGKVSIADADIVVSGGRGLKGPENWGMIEELASVLGAATACSKPVSDLGWRPHSEHVGQTGKPVATNLYIAIGISGAIQHIAGISSSKVKVVINSDPEAPFFKVADYGIIGDAFEIVPKLIEKFKAFKAQQS; translated from the coding sequence ATGTCAATATTAATATATGCAGAATACGCAGAAGGAAAATTCAAGAAAGTAGCTTTTGAATTGGCTTCCTATGCAAAAAAAGTAGCCGAAACTCTAGGAACAACCGTAACAGCCGTAACGATTAACGCTCAAAACGTTTCTGAACTATCAAAATACGGTGTGGATAAAGTACTCAAAGTAAACAACGATAAATTATCAGGATTTACCGCTAAAGCTTATGCTGATGTCATCAAACAAGCAGCTCAAAAAGAAAGCGCTAAATTAGTTTTACTTTCTTCGTCTACTGACAGCATTTATCTTTCTTCTCTTGTGGCGGTAGCCTTAGAAGCCGGTTATGCCTCAAATGTAGTTGGATTACCAGTAAGCACTTCTCCATTTCAGGTAAAAAGAAACGCTTTTTCAAACAAAGCTTTTAATATTACCGAAATCAACACTGATATTAAAATCCTTGGTCTTGCCAAAAATTCTTATGGTATTTTTGAAAACTCATCAACTTTAACAGAAGAAGATTTTAATCCAACGATTGGAGAAAATGATTTTGGTGTAAAAGTAGCATCAGTTGAAAAAGTAACCGGAAAAGTATCTATCGCAGATGCAGATATAGTTGTATCAGGCGGCCGCGGATTAAAAGGACCTGAAAACTGGGGAATGATTGAAGAACTAGCATCAGTACTTGGCGCAGCAACTGCCTGTTCAAAACCAGTGTCAGATCTTGGATGGAGACCTCACTCTGAGCACGTGGGACAAACAGGAAAACCTGTGGCAACCAACTTATACATCGCAATCGGAATTTCAGGAGCAATACAACATATTGCAGGAATCAGTTCTTCAAAAGTAAAAGTAGTCATCAATAGTGACCCAGAAGCTCCTTTCTTTAAAGTAGCCGATTATGGAATTATAGGAGATGCTTTTGAAATTGTACCAAAATTGATTGAGAAATTTAAAGCATTTAAAGCGCAACAGTCATAA
- a CDS encoding bifunctional nuclease domain-containing protein: MSLVKLSIKGISYSQTQNGAYALILNEVDGERKLPIVIGAFEAQSIAIALEKEIKPPRPLTHDLFKNFAERFDITIKQVIIHKLVDGVFYSSIICERDKIEEIIDARTSDAIALALRFNAPIFTYKNILDKAGIFLKANPQDTDKDSQEIDDILSNPETFGNEEENSQPARAYIKNSLQELNELLEQAIQIEDYEKAAKIRDEISRRES; the protein is encoded by the coding sequence ATGAGCTTAGTTAAACTATCTATAAAAGGAATTTCATACAGTCAAACCCAAAACGGAGCTTATGCCTTGATTTTAAATGAAGTTGACGGTGAAAGAAAATTACCTATAGTTATAGGCGCCTTTGAGGCACAATCGATAGCGATAGCCCTAGAAAAAGAAATTAAACCCCCGCGTCCTCTGACTCATGATTTATTCAAAAATTTTGCGGAACGATTTGACATCACCATAAAGCAAGTCATTATTCACAAGCTTGTTGATGGCGTTTTTTATTCCAGTATTATTTGCGAAAGGGATAAAATAGAAGAAATAATAGATGCCCGAACATCGGATGCAATCGCATTAGCTTTGCGCTTCAACGCTCCTATTTTTACCTATAAAAACATCTTAGATAAAGCTGGTATCTTTTTAAAGGCAAATCCTCAAGACACTGATAAAGACTCTCAGGAAATTGACGATATCTTGTCTAACCCTGAAACCTTTGGCAATGAAGAAGAGAACAGTCAGCCCGCTAGAGCTTACATTAAAAATAGTTTGCAAGAACTAAATGAATTACTCGAACAGGCAATTCAAATCGAAGATTACGAAAAAGCAGCCAAAATTAGAGACGAAATTTCCAGAAGAGAATCTTAA
- a CDS encoding thymidylate synthase: MKQYLDLVQHVLENGCQKGDRTGTGTKSVFGHQMRFDLSEGFPMVTTKKLHFKSIVYELLWFLKGDTNIKYLQENGVKIWDAWADENGDLGPVYGHQWRNWNSEEIDQISDLIQELKTNPNSRRMLVSAWNPSVLPDNSKSFGENVANNKAALPPCHAFFQFYVADGKLSCQLYQRSADIFLGVPFNIASYALLTMMIAQVCDLEAGEFIHTFGDAHIYNNHIEQLELQLSREPKSLPKMILNPNIKNIFDFNFEDFTLEGYEPHALIKGSVAV, encoded by the coding sequence ATGAAGCAATATTTAGATTTAGTGCAGCACGTTTTGGAAAATGGTTGCCAAAAAGGAGATCGAACTGGAACCGGAACAAAAAGTGTTTTTGGGCATCAAATGCGTTTTGATTTAAGCGAAGGTTTCCCAATGGTTACTACTAAAAAACTACACTTCAAATCGATTGTTTATGAATTGCTTTGGTTTTTAAAAGGTGATACAAACATAAAATACCTTCAAGAAAATGGGGTAAAAATTTGGGATGCTTGGGCCGATGAGAATGGTGACTTAGGTCCCGTATACGGACATCAATGGCGCAACTGGAATAGCGAAGAGATTGATCAAATATCCGACTTAATTCAGGAATTAAAAACCAACCCAAACAGCCGCAGAATGCTTGTTTCGGCTTGGAATCCGTCAGTGCTTCCTGACAACAGCAAATCATTTGGAGAGAACGTAGCCAATAATAAAGCTGCCTTACCTCCCTGCCACGCCTTTTTTCAGTTTTATGTTGCTGACGGAAAATTATCCTGTCAATTATACCAACGTAGCGCCGATATATTTCTGGGAGTTCCATTCAACATTGCCTCCTATGCTCTGTTAACCATGATGATTGCTCAAGTTTGTGATCTTGAAGCAGGCGAGTTTATCCATACTTTTGGCGATGCCCACATTTACAACAATCATATTGAACAACTTGAACTACAACTATCAAGAGAGCCTAAATCATTACCGAAAATGATTTTAAATCCAAATATTAAAAACATTTTCGACTTTAATTTCGAAGATTTCACCCTTGAAGGATACGAACCTCATGCCCTCATAAAAGGAAGTGTTGCGGTATAA
- a CDS encoding 2TM domain-containing protein, producing the protein MERDQHELYETARRRIRQKKRLYYHFVLLTLGSLFLFISTKIFNTTVNTSWYIWVITLWVFLFILHFIKVFITDRFMNKNWERDQIDRLVALQQKKINELQSKIAEDLPNKLETE; encoded by the coding sequence ATGGAAAGAGATCAACACGAATTATACGAAACCGCCAGAAGAAGAATAAGACAAAAGAAAAGACTTTATTATCATTTCGTTCTATTGACACTTGGTAGTTTATTTCTCTTCATATCAACCAAAATTTTCAATACAACAGTAAATACAAGTTGGTATATCTGGGTAATCACTTTGTGGGTTTTTCTTTTTATTTTACATTTTATAAAAGTTTTCATTACGGATCGTTTTATGAATAAAAACTGGGAAAGAGACCAAATAGATCGTCTTGTTGCTTTACAGCAGAAAAAAATAAACGAATTACAGTCAAAAATAGCCGAGGACTTACCTAATAAACTTGAAACGGAATGA
- a CDS encoding dihydrofolate reductase, translating to MIIMIAAVAENNALGKNNELVWHLPNDFKRFKNLTSGHHIIMGRKTFESFPKPLPNRTHIVISRQENYKPEGCIVVNSMEEAIKICPENETSYIIGGGEIYELGMIHSDKIELTLVHHSFDADAFFPEIKLDDWKIINSEFQPKDEKHLFDYTYQTYIRK from the coding sequence ATGATTATAATGATTGCGGCAGTAGCTGAAAACAATGCACTTGGAAAAAACAACGAATTAGTTTGGCACCTGCCAAATGACTTTAAGAGATTTAAAAATCTGACTTCGGGGCATCACATCATTATGGGGAGAAAAACTTTTGAAAGCTTTCCAAAACCATTGCCTAACAGAACCCATATTGTAATAAGCCGTCAGGAAAACTACAAGCCCGAAGGCTGTATTGTGGTCAACAGTATGGAAGAAGCCATAAAAATATGTCCCGAAAATGAAACATCTTATATCATTGGAGGTGGAGAAATATACGAATTAGGAATGATTCACTCTGATAAAATAGAACTTACTCTGGTACATCACAGTTTTGACGCAGATGCTTTTTTTCCGGAAATAAAACTAGATGATTGGAAAATAATCAATTCTGAGTTTCAACCAAAGGACGAAAAACATCTTTTTGACTACACCTACCAGACTTACATTAGAAAATAA
- the ubiE gene encoding bifunctional demethylmenaquinone methyltransferase/2-methoxy-6-polyprenyl-1,4-benzoquinol methylase UbiE, which translates to MSKNITPYKDSSLGKKEQVAKMFDTISGNYDNLNRVISFGIDVKWRKKVLGIVAKSNPETILDIATGTGDLAILMANTNAKKIIGLDISAGMLEVGVKKIAEKKLSNTIEMVLGDSENIPFDDNYFDAITVAFGVRNFENLEKGLAEILRVLKPNGTFVILETSVPDKTPYKQGYNFYSKNILPIIGKLFSKDNVAYGYLSESAAAFPYGEALNNILRKIGFIDVVALPQTFGVATIYSASKKI; encoded by the coding sequence ATGTCAAAAAACATAACTCCATATAAAGATTCCTCTTTAGGCAAAAAAGAACAAGTCGCAAAAATGTTTGACACCATCTCGGGAAATTACGATAACTTGAATCGTGTGATCTCATTTGGGATAGATGTAAAGTGGCGTAAAAAGGTTTTAGGAATTGTAGCTAAATCAAATCCTGAGACGATTCTTGATATTGCGACAGGAACGGGTGATTTGGCTATTTTAATGGCCAATACAAATGCTAAAAAGATTATTGGTCTGGACATATCGGCCGGAATGCTCGAAGTAGGCGTAAAAAAAATTGCCGAGAAAAAACTATCCAATACTATAGAAATGGTTTTGGGAGACTCTGAAAACATTCCTTTTGACGATAATTATTTTGATGCTATAACGGTTGCTTTTGGAGTTCGAAATTTTGAAAATCTCGAGAAAGGACTAGCTGAAATTTTGAGAGTTCTAAAACCAAACGGAACATTCGTAATTTTAGAAACTTCAGTACCAGACAAAACTCCTTACAAACAAGGCTATAATTTTTATAGTAAAAATATCCTTCCTATTATAGGAAAACTATTTTCAAAAGATAATGTGGCTTATGGCTATCTATCTGAATCAGCAGCCGCTTTTCCTTATGGCGAAGCCTTAAACAATATTTTAAGAAAAATTGGGTTTATAGATGTTGTAGCATTGCCGCAAACATTTGGCGTGGCCACTATTTATTCTGCATCAAAAAAAATATGA
- a CDS encoding porin family protein produces MKKIAVIVLLILSFEGYAQGQNRIFGKDPIINLENFQKQRLYFGFYLGFNSFDFKIDYTTDGPDILVKRTTGFNVGLVSDLKLQEYLDLRFEPGLYYTKRELNFPGFTREIDALREVNSTYIHFPLLLKFSSLRTGNVRPYLLGGVSTTLNLSSNSKSKDDNSAQKFRVQPWTKNYEIGFGIDIFSEYFIFSPSIRGVFGLSDELIRDNDPNSPWTSNIESMKNRAVFINFTFH; encoded by the coding sequence ATGAAAAAAATTGCCGTCATAGTTTTACTCATTCTATCGTTTGAAGGATACGCTCAAGGTCAAAATAGAATATTCGGAAAAGATCCAATAATCAATTTGGAAAACTTCCAAAAGCAAAGACTTTATTTTGGGTTTTACTTAGGCTTTAACTCTTTTGATTTTAAAATAGACTACACGACAGACGGCCCTGACATACTGGTAAAAAGAACAACCGGATTTAACGTAGGCCTAGTGAGCGATTTAAAACTGCAAGAATACCTAGACTTACGTTTTGAACCGGGCTTGTATTACACTAAAAGAGAGCTGAATTTCCCTGGTTTTACGAGAGAAATAGACGCCTTAAGAGAAGTGAACAGTACTTATATTCATTTTCCTTTACTGTTGAAATTTTCATCTCTCAGGACCGGAAATGTCAGACCTTATTTATTGGGCGGGGTGTCGACGACTTTGAATTTATCCAGTAATTCAAAATCAAAAGATGACAACTCTGCTCAAAAATTCAGAGTACAACCCTGGACTAAAAACTATGAAATAGGATTTGGAATCGATATTTTCTCTGAATACTTCATATTCTCCCCTTCCATAAGAGGCGTTTTTGGACTTTCGGATGAACTGATACGTGACAATGACCCTAACAGTCCTTGGACCAGCAATATTGAATCTATGAAAAACAGAGCCGTTTTTATTAATTTCACCTTCCATTAA
- a CDS encoding TrmH family RNA methyltransferase gives MVSKNQIKLITSLQQKKYRVANQLFFAEGVKVIQELLQSNFELEHLYTLQNDFEEVEASKRTLINEADLKKISALATPNTCLAVFKIPVEKKIIESGLIVALDSVRDPGNLGTILRLCDWFGIKQLLCSKETVDIYNPKVVQATMGSIARVNVNYIDLNVFISQSKLAVFGTFMDGENIYKTDLPEEGIVIMGNEANGISKELEKSINNRLTIPRFGDIQKTESLNVATATAIILSEFRRG, from the coding sequence ATGGTTAGTAAAAACCAAATAAAGCTTATAACTAGTTTACAACAAAAAAAGTATAGAGTTGCTAATCAATTGTTTTTTGCCGAAGGTGTAAAAGTAATTCAAGAATTATTGCAATCAAATTTTGAACTCGAGCATTTGTATACTCTTCAAAATGATTTTGAAGAGGTTGAGGCTTCAAAAAGAACCTTGATTAATGAGGCAGACTTAAAGAAAATTAGCGCCTTGGCTACGCCTAATACTTGTTTGGCGGTTTTTAAAATCCCTGTTGAGAAAAAAATCATCGAATCAGGATTGATCGTGGCTTTAGACTCGGTTCGTGATCCCGGAAATTTAGGAACCATATTAAGATTATGTGATTGGTTTGGGATAAAGCAATTGCTGTGCTCTAAAGAAACGGTTGATATATACAATCCAAAAGTAGTGCAAGCCACCATGGGATCTATCGCTAGGGTTAATGTCAATTATATTGATTTGAATGTGTTTATCTCTCAAAGTAAATTAGCTGTTTTTGGCACTTTTATGGACGGAGAGAATATTTATAAAACAGATTTACCAGAAGAAGGAATAGTTATCATGGGCAATGAGGCTAATGGAATTTCTAAGGAGCTAGAAAAGAGCATCAACAACAGACTTACAATCCCGCGTTTTGGAGATATTCAAAAAACTGAAAGTTTAAATGTGGCTACCGCTACGGCTATTATTCTTAGTGAGTTTAGAAGAGGATAA